The following coding sequences lie in one Thermomicrobium sp. 4228-Ro genomic window:
- the hisIE gene encoding bifunctional phosphoribosyl-AMP cyclohydrolase/phosphoribosyl-ATP diphosphatase HisIE, which yields MAEETVASVLSAIRFGADGLVPVIVQDAATGQVRMVGYANAEAVRRTLETGRVHFWSRSRQRLWMKGETSGHVLELVELRVDCDGDALLARVRPHGPTCHTGKTSCFDTEPLARLEAAPESAAIVDEVARVIAARAADPQPGSYTSALLAAGVDRIARKIGEEAAEVIVAAKNGEPEPLAREAADLLYHLLVLLQACGVPVEQVWQVLRERRGHSSP from the coding sequence ATGGCCGAAGAGACGGTCGCAAGTGTGCTGAGTGCCATCCGGTTCGGTGCCGATGGCCTCGTTCCGGTGATCGTGCAGGACGCAGCGACCGGCCAGGTGCGGATGGTCGGCTACGCGAACGCCGAGGCGGTACGCCGTACCCTGGAGACGGGTCGCGTCCATTTCTGGAGTCGGAGTCGCCAGCGACTCTGGATGAAGGGCGAGACGTCCGGCCACGTCCTCGAACTGGTCGAGTTGCGTGTCGACTGCGATGGTGATGCGCTGCTCGCTCGTGTGCGACCGCATGGACCGACCTGCCACACCGGGAAGACGAGCTGCTTCGATACCGAACCACTGGCGCGTCTCGAAGCGGCACCAGAAAGCGCTGCGATCGTCGACGAAGTCGCCCGTGTCATCGCGGCGCGGGCAGCCGATCCCCAGCCTGGTTCCTACACGAGTGCGCTGCTCGCTGCCGGGGTCGACCGGATCGCGCGCAAGATCGGCGAGGAAGCGGCCGAAGTGATCGTCGCGGCCAAGAATGGCGAGCCGGAGCCGCTCGCGCGCGAAGCGGCCGACCTGCTGTACCACCTGCTCGTCCTGCTGCAGGCATGCGGCGTTCCAGTCGAGCAGGTCTGGCAGGTCTTGCGCGAGCGGCGTGGTCACTCTTCACCGTAA
- the trpA gene encoding tryptophan synthase subunit alpha has translation MTRNESRIAETFAALRARGELGIIPYLTIGYPERESVLELVPALVRGGACAIELGIPFSDPLADGVTIQRASHVALHNGVTVRYCLDTAARLREAGVDVPFVFMGYFNPLLQYGLERFVRACVEVGVDGVIVPDLPPIESDELHALCRAAGRDLIFMVAPTSTERHLREVAVRASGFLYCVSLTGVTGARDRLPEDLPEFLGRVRAVTDLPLALGFGISRPEHVAQARELVDAVVVGSALLDRIATADPGERAAAAEAFIAWLRTGTAATVGEGS, from the coding sequence GTGACCAGGAACGAGAGCCGGATCGCCGAGACGTTCGCCGCGCTGCGGGCACGGGGTGAACTCGGGATCATTCCCTATCTCACCATCGGGTACCCGGAGCGGGAGAGTGTGCTGGAGCTGGTACCGGCATTGGTCCGTGGTGGTGCCTGTGCGATCGAACTCGGTATCCCGTTCTCCGATCCGTTGGCGGACGGTGTAACGATCCAGCGGGCGAGCCACGTCGCGCTCCACAACGGCGTGACGGTCCGGTATTGCCTGGACACCGCGGCGCGGCTGCGCGAAGCAGGTGTTGACGTACCGTTCGTCTTCATGGGATACTTCAACCCACTGCTCCAGTATGGGCTGGAGCGGTTCGTGCGTGCGTGCGTCGAAGTCGGCGTCGACGGTGTGATCGTGCCGGACCTACCACCGATCGAGAGCGATGAACTGCATGCCTTGTGTCGGGCAGCGGGGCGCGATCTGATCTTCATGGTCGCGCCGACCAGTACGGAGCGGCATCTTCGCGAAGTTGCTGTTCGTGCGAGCGGCTTTCTCTACTGTGTCTCCCTGACGGGGGTCACTGGCGCGCGCGATCGCTTGCCGGAGGATCTTCCCGAATTCCTGGGACGCGTCCGTGCTGTGACAGATTTGCCGCTTGCGCTCGGTTTCGGCATCTCGCGACCGGAACACGTGGCCCAGGCACGCGAGCTGGTCGATGCGGTCGTGGTCGGGAGTGCGCTTCTGGATCGGATCGCGACAGCCGATCCAGGCGAGCGTGCAGCGGCAGCCGAAGCGTTCATCGCCTGGTTGCGAACGGGTACCGCCGCGACGGTGGGGGAGGGGTCGTAG
- the trpB gene encoding tryptophan synthase subunit beta yields MTTSVQRARQLPDERGRFGEFGGIYAPVTLLPAIEELIEAYEDARRDPAFQAEFERLLRDFVGRPTPLYYAASLTEKVGGARIFLKREDLAHTGAHKINNAVGQGLLAKRMGKPRVIAETGAGQHGVATATVCAMLGLECVVYMGELDVQRQSLNVFRMKLLGAEVRPVRSGSRTLKDAMNEAIRDWVTNVRTTYYLVGSVAGMHPYPMMVRDFQSVIGRETRQQVLEMTGRLPDAVVACVGGGSNAIGIFSAFLDDEQVELHGAEAAGEGLETGRHAASLTAGRVGVLHGSRSFVLQDEDGQIIEAHSIAAGLDYPGVGPEHAYLKTAGRAHYHPITDAEALEAFQLLCRTEGIIPALESAHAVALAVRLARERPRDQIIVVNLSGRGDKDIQTVASALGVTL; encoded by the coding sequence ATGACGACATCGGTGCAGCGCGCACGGCAGCTCCCGGACGAGCGTGGGCGTTTCGGAGAATTCGGCGGCATCTACGCTCCGGTCACGTTGCTTCCGGCGATCGAGGAGCTGATCGAAGCCTACGAGGACGCTCGCCGGGACCCCGCTTTCCAGGCCGAGTTCGAGCGACTGCTCCGCGATTTCGTCGGACGACCGACACCCCTGTACTACGCAGCGAGCCTGACCGAGAAGGTCGGCGGGGCGCGGATTTTCCTCAAGCGCGAGGATCTGGCCCATACCGGCGCGCACAAGATCAACAATGCGGTCGGTCAGGGGTTACTCGCCAAGCGGATGGGCAAGCCGCGCGTCATCGCCGAGACCGGCGCCGGCCAGCACGGGGTGGCGACGGCGACAGTGTGCGCGATGCTCGGGTTGGAATGCGTCGTCTACATGGGCGAACTCGATGTGCAGCGTCAGTCGCTCAACGTGTTTCGCATGAAGCTCCTCGGTGCGGAAGTCCGGCCGGTGCGTTCGGGGAGCCGCACGCTCAAGGACGCGATGAACGAAGCGATCCGCGACTGGGTGACCAACGTGCGCACGACGTACTATCTCGTCGGGTCTGTCGCTGGGATGCACCCGTATCCGATGATGGTGCGCGACTTCCAGTCCGTGATCGGCCGTGAGACACGCCAGCAGGTCCTGGAGATGACCGGGCGTCTTCCGGACGCCGTGGTCGCTTGCGTCGGCGGTGGTTCGAATGCGATCGGCATCTTCTCGGCCTTCCTCGACGACGAGCAGGTGGAACTGCACGGCGCGGAGGCAGCCGGTGAAGGGCTGGAGACCGGCCGTCATGCTGCGAGTCTGACAGCTGGCCGCGTCGGTGTGTTGCACGGGTCCCGGTCGTTCGTGCTCCAGGACGAGGACGGGCAGATCATCGAGGCACACAGCATCGCAGCCGGACTGGACTATCCCGGCGTTGGGCCCGAGCACGCCTACCTCAAGACGGCTGGGCGCGCGCACTATCACCCGATCACCGATGCCGAGGCGCTCGAGGCGTTCCAGCTGCTCTGCCGGACCGAAGGGATCATCCCGGCACTGGAGTCGGCGCACGCTGTCGCACTGGCGGTCCGGCTCGCGCGCGAGCGACCACGCGACCAGATCATCGTCGTCAACCTGTCGGGCCGCGGTGACAAGGACATACAGACCGTAGCCAGCGCTCTGGGGGTGACGCTGTGA
- the aroF gene encoding 3-deoxy-7-phosphoheptulonate synthase, translated as MIVVMQPGATKEQIQAVIDRVAEFGFQTKLAPGAERMVIGVVGSPLPDTLKEALERLPGVEEVIRVSKRYKLVSREFYPLDTVIQVRDVTIGGNEVVVIAGPCSVENERQIIETAQAVKAAGASMLRGGAFKPRTSPYEFRGLGEQGLKLLAKAREETGLPIVTEVLSPEHVDLVAEYADVLQIGARNCQNYLLLEAVGRAKKPVLLKRGMSVQIEEWLLAAEYIAAQGNEQVILCERGIRTFETFTRNTLDLNAVPAVKHLSHLPIIVDPSHGTGRWYLVPPMMLAAVAAGADGIIVEVHPNPDHALSDGAQSLTPENFAAVMPKLAAVARAIGRSVRGVPTAEPSLSPAD; from the coding sequence ATGATCGTCGTGATGCAGCCAGGGGCGACGAAGGAGCAGATCCAAGCGGTCATCGATCGGGTCGCCGAGTTCGGTTTTCAGACGAAGCTGGCACCGGGTGCAGAGCGGATGGTGATCGGTGTCGTGGGATCGCCGCTTCCCGATACGCTCAAGGAGGCGCTGGAGCGCCTGCCCGGTGTCGAGGAGGTGATCCGTGTCAGCAAGCGGTACAAGCTCGTCAGCCGCGAGTTCTATCCGCTCGATACCGTGATCCAGGTCCGCGATGTCACGATCGGCGGGAACGAGGTGGTCGTCATCGCCGGGCCCTGCTCGGTCGAGAACGAACGCCAGATCATCGAGACGGCGCAGGCCGTCAAGGCGGCCGGAGCCAGTATGCTACGCGGTGGTGCCTTCAAGCCCCGGACGTCCCCTTATGAATTCCGCGGGCTCGGCGAGCAGGGGCTCAAGTTACTGGCCAAGGCTCGCGAGGAAACGGGACTCCCGATCGTGACGGAAGTACTCAGCCCCGAGCACGTCGATCTGGTTGCGGAATATGCGGACGTGCTCCAGATCGGTGCCCGGAATTGCCAGAACTACCTGCTCCTGGAGGCGGTCGGTCGCGCCAAGAAGCCGGTCTTGCTCAAGCGTGGTATGTCGGTGCAGATCGAAGAGTGGTTGCTCGCGGCTGAGTACATCGCCGCGCAAGGGAACGAGCAGGTCATCCTGTGCGAGCGGGGTATCCGCACCTTCGAGACGTTCACGCGCAATACGCTCGATCTCAACGCTGTCCCAGCTGTCAAGCACCTGAGCCATCTCCCGATCATCGTCGATCCGAGCCATGGGACGGGGCGCTGGTATCTCGTCCCGCCGATGATGCTGGCGGCCGTGGCCGCTGGTGCCGATGGGATCATCGTCGAGGTGCATCCGAACCCTGACCACGCACTCTCCGACGGTGCACAATCGCTCACACCGGAGAACTTCGCAGCTGTCATGCCCAAGCTCGCGGCAGTGGCGCGCGCGATCGGCCGGAGCGTGCGCGGCGTGCCGACTGCCGAACCGAGCTTGTCGCCAGCCGATTGA
- the aroH gene encoding chorismate mutase: MLQCRGIRGATTVEANTAEAIVSATRELLLALVEANDIEPDQIASIIFTTTRDLNAAFPAVAARELGWVHVPLLCAHEMDVPGAPQGVVRVLMHVNTEKSPREIRHVYLRGARVLRPEFGHEPTWISEDRRGAGGMDR; this comes from the coding sequence ATGCTCCAGTGCCGTGGTATCCGCGGTGCGACGACCGTGGAGGCGAACACCGCTGAAGCGATCGTGAGCGCGACCCGCGAGTTGCTCCTCGCACTCGTGGAAGCGAATGACATCGAACCGGACCAGATCGCCAGCATCATCTTCACCACGACGCGCGACCTCAATGCGGCCTTTCCGGCGGTCGCTGCGCGGGAACTCGGTTGGGTACACGTGCCGCTTCTCTGTGCCCACGAGATGGACGTACCCGGCGCACCGCAAGGGGTCGTGCGGGTCCTCATGCACGTCAACACGGAAAAATCGCCGCGCGAGATCCGGCACGTCTATCTGCGCGGGGCGCGAGTGTTGCGGCCAGAATTCGGCCACGAACCGACGTGGATCAGCGAAGACCGTCGAGGAGCGGGAGGGATGGACCGATGA